From a single Fulvivirga ulvae genomic region:
- a CDS encoding universal stress protein translates to MTNILVPYDFSDQAANALRFALQFDETQKRTVHVLHVVELMSRPFLNIEEEVLTDLKEQVESKVISRFNDEVLGMFSLKDIRIEVQVAFGHISQTILKFAHSGNMDLIIMGTRGVSGMREILIGSNTEKITRASQIPVIAVKSFVKPDRIKNIVFPNTLMSDADEDLIVKIKALQHHLGATLHIVWINTPTNFKKDAVTREELKRFSKWYMFKDFTINIYNDINEEAGIINFTHMINADMIALGTHGRKGLAHLLNGSLAEDLVNHADVPVWTYTIKESD, encoded by the coding sequence ATGACTAATATACTGGTGCCATATGATTTTTCAGATCAGGCAGCCAATGCCCTCAGGTTTGCCTTGCAGTTTGATGAAACCCAAAAACGAACCGTACATGTTCTGCATGTTGTGGAGCTAATGTCCAGGCCTTTTCTGAATATTGAGGAAGAGGTGCTGACAGATCTGAAAGAGCAGGTCGAAAGTAAGGTCATTTCCAGATTTAACGACGAAGTGCTTGGCATGTTTTCATTGAAAGATATCAGAATAGAAGTGCAGGTGGCGTTTGGCCACATTTCGCAAACTATATTGAAGTTTGCCCATAGTGGCAACATGGACCTGATCATAATGGGTACCAGGGGAGTTTCCGGAATGCGCGAAATACTGATAGGCTCCAATACGGAGAAAATAACCAGAGCATCGCAAATCCCTGTAATAGCTGTGAAAAGTTTTGTAAAACCGGACAGAATAAAAAATATTGTTTTCCCAAATACACTGATGTCAGATGCTGATGAAGACCTTATTGTGAAAATAAAAGCTTTACAGCATCACCTCGGAGCCACGCTACATATAGTTTGGATCAACACGCCTACAAATTTTAAAAAGGACGCTGTGACAAGGGAAGAGCTTAAACGCTTTAGTAAATGGTATATGTTTAAGGATTTTACCATTAACATCTATAACGACATCAATGAAGAGGCGGGTATTATCAATTTCACTCATATGATCAATGCGGATATGATCGCATTAGGTACTCATGGTCGTAAAGGGCTGGCCCACTTGCTTAATGGCAGCCTTGCGGAAGATCTTGTTAACCATGCTGACGTACCGGTATGGACTTATACCATTAAGGAGAGTGATTAA
- a CDS encoding sensor histidine kinase gives MIGQRFLEGEAGFKVLFDCATISILVVNEKCCIELSNPCAEKLFGYSHGELTGKSIEILVPKNLRTNHTYHRHDYFSSPKSRPMGSDLVLFAQKKNGAVIPVEISLGHYEIEEEKLAVAFITDITAQIRAKKMVAEREAWFRSIAENSPTMIWVADEGKSCTYFNQTWLQFTGCNINSERGIGWLDNVCPDDRKAALAAFDAAFDNRECYTTEYRLKRKDGRYRWIQETGKPTYAPDGEFTGYMGSCTDVHDQRMAQEELELKVIQRTRELNDTLEREKAVSEMKSRFVSMASHEFRTPLSIILSSVSLIEQYAGTEQNERLNKHLQRIRASINNLTEILNDFLSIDKLEQGKMTLEFNVLSISQFVQDVLADMQFLRKDGQQINVQYEGEDALALDAKKLRHILENLISNAVKYSPDGTVIDLQVQNTQGTLQIIIRDQGIGIPEEEQVHLFNKFFRATNTGNVQGTGLGLTIVKRYVELMKGTINFKSIPGEGTVFTIKLPNFNYVNADH, from the coding sequence ATGATTGGGCAGAGATTCCTTGAGGGTGAAGCGGGCTTTAAGGTACTGTTTGATTGTGCAACCATCAGCATACTGGTTGTCAATGAGAAATGCTGCATCGAGTTGTCTAACCCTTGTGCAGAAAAACTATTCGGGTATTCTCATGGGGAGCTAACAGGGAAGTCCATAGAGATTCTTGTCCCCAAAAATCTGCGAACAAACCATACATATCACAGGCATGACTATTTTTCAAGCCCGAAATCGCGGCCAATGGGTAGCGATCTGGTATTATTTGCTCAAAAAAAGAATGGGGCTGTTATCCCTGTTGAGATAAGCCTGGGACATTATGAGATCGAGGAGGAAAAACTTGCCGTAGCGTTTATTACAGATATAACCGCCCAGATCAGAGCCAAAAAGATGGTGGCCGAAAGAGAAGCATGGTTTCGGAGTATTGCAGAAAACTCGCCCACGATGATATGGGTGGCGGATGAAGGAAAGTCATGTACCTACTTTAATCAGACCTGGCTTCAATTTACCGGCTGCAATATCAACAGTGAAAGAGGTATAGGCTGGCTGGATAACGTATGTCCGGATGACAGGAAAGCAGCTTTGGCGGCCTTTGATGCGGCTTTTGATAACAGGGAGTGCTATACCACCGAGTATAGACTGAAAAGAAAGGATGGCAGGTACCGGTGGATACAGGAAACCGGCAAGCCCACTTATGCGCCGGATGGAGAGTTTACGGGCTATATGGGTTCTTGCACCGACGTACATGACCAGCGTATGGCGCAGGAAGAACTGGAACTGAAAGTTATTCAGAGAACCCGGGAACTCAATGATACACTTGAACGCGAAAAGGCAGTGAGTGAGATGAAGTCACGGTTTGTGTCTATGGCTTCTCATGAGTTTCGTACGCCTTTGAGTATTATACTTTCCAGTGTTTCTTTAATAGAGCAATATGCCGGTACTGAGCAGAACGAGCGCCTCAATAAGCACCTGCAAAGAATTCGCGCCTCGATAAACAACCTAACCGAAATACTCAATGACTTTCTCTCGATAGATAAGCTGGAGCAGGGCAAGATGACCCTTGAGTTTAATGTTTTGAGTATATCACAGTTTGTGCAAGATGTGCTAGCCGATATGCAGTTTTTAAGGAAGGACGGACAGCAAATCAATGTACAGTATGAAGGGGAGGACGCATTGGCCCTGGATGCTAAAAAACTCAGGCACATTTTAGAGAATCTTATATCGAATGCTGTTAAATATTCCCCTGACGGGACTGTTATAGATCTGCAAGTGCAAAATACTCAGGGTACTTTACAAATTATTATCAGGGACCAGGGCATTGGCATTCCGGAAGAAGAGCAGGTACACTTATTTAATAAATTCTTCAGGGCTACCAATACCGGAAATGTGCAAGGCACCGGACTGGGGCTAACAATCGTGAAGAGATATGTGGAGTTAATGAAAGGAACTATTAATTTTAAAAGCATACCAGGAGAAGGAACAGTTTTCACTATTAAATTGCCGAATTTCAACTATGTCAATGCTGATCATTGA
- a CDS encoding outer membrane protein assembly factor BamE — MNQKIQEIKSGEGLGQLKFGMSTNQVKQVIGEPDEVETYSYETEEGELSETWHYDSLELSISFDEEEDWKLVSIAISAADITFKGHKLIGLKRDELIKILEGLDIGHLEYEDWSSAESPNHKLISAEDVEINFWLDDDELTEIQLGPLFDDNDDIKWPKIA; from the coding sequence ATGAACCAGAAAATACAAGAAATAAAAAGTGGCGAAGGACTGGGGCAACTCAAGTTCGGTATGTCTACTAACCAGGTAAAACAGGTTATCGGTGAGCCTGATGAGGTAGAAACCTATTCATACGAAACTGAAGAAGGGGAGCTCAGCGAAACGTGGCATTATGACTCCCTGGAATTATCCATATCATTTGATGAGGAAGAAGACTGGAAGCTGGTTTCCATAGCCATCAGTGCTGCGGATATAACCTTCAAAGGTCATAAGCTGATTGGGCTAAAGCGAGATGAACTGATCAAAATACTGGAAGGCCTTGATATCGGCCACCTGGAGTATGAAGACTGGTCGTCTGCAGAAAGCCCAAACCATAAGCTCATTTCGGCAGAAGACGTAGAGATTAATTTCTGGCTTGATGATGATGAACTGACGGAGATCCAACTTGGACCGCTATTTGACGATAATGACGATATCAAATGGCCTAAAATCGCCTAA
- a CDS encoding TerB family tellurite resistance protein, translated as MKFSEILNLFRQGKSTAKSHMKNLIEMAAADGNFDEVEYQLLQRIAKRNGISNGQLKSIRNNPDTVAFEVPEDKLERFSQLYDLVHMMIIDNEVHNEEKKLCNLFAIKFGYPRERIEEIISTIQSNIGNGNDHENTLQRVEWMLIS; from the coding sequence ATGAAATTCAGTGAAATCCTAAATCTATTCAGGCAAGGGAAGAGTACCGCCAAGAGTCATATGAAAAATCTGATTGAAATGGCTGCTGCAGATGGCAACTTTGACGAAGTCGAATATCAGCTCCTCCAGCGTATTGCCAAAAGAAACGGTATCTCCAATGGACAATTAAAATCGATCAGGAACAATCCTGACACGGTGGCTTTTGAAGTACCGGAAGACAAACTTGAAAGGTTCTCACAGCTTTATGACCTGGTACATATGATGATCATTGACAATGAGGTTCATAATGAAGAGAAAAAATTATGCAACCTGTTTGCCATAAAATTTGGCTATCCCCGGGAGCGTATAGAAGAGATCATCAGCACCATTCAGAGCAACATAGGCAATGGTAACGACCACGAAAATACGTTGCAAAGAGTGGAATGGATGTTGATTTCGTAG
- a CDS encoding AAA family ATPase — translation MIVLVAGLPGSGKSYFAVQLASKMGTDYVNSDRVRKALGAWGKYAFKDKLEVYRKMVSLAESSLMHGRVVIVDATFYLQSMRNMFISLARQHASVIHLIVVHADEHLIKQRLNLPRKDSEADFEVYNQIKTEFEEFTFPHLQLESTDNNIEIMLNRASNYLESKRHE, via the coding sequence ATGATTGTACTAGTAGCAGGTCTGCCGGGAAGTGGTAAAAGCTATTTTGCTGTCCAACTGGCATCAAAAATGGGAACTGATTATGTAAATAGCGATCGTGTCAGGAAAGCACTGGGAGCTTGGGGTAAATATGCCTTTAAAGATAAACTGGAGGTTTACCGCAAGATGGTTTCACTTGCCGAAAGCTCTTTAATGCACGGTAGGGTCGTAATTGTAGACGCTACTTTTTACCTGCAATCTATGCGCAACATGTTTATAAGCCTGGCCCGACAGCATGCGAGTGTTATTCACCTGATAGTTGTACATGCTGACGAGCATCTGATCAAACAGCGATTAAACCTACCAAGAAAGGATAGTGAAGCAGATTTTGAGGTATATAATCAGATAAAAACAGAGTTTGAAGAGTTTACGTTTCCCCACCTTCAGCTGGAGTCGACTGATAATAATATAGAAATTATGCTAAACAGAGCATCTAACTACCTGGAAAGCAAACGGCATGAATGA
- a CDS encoding ATP-binding protein: MTSFKIILGVLFGALVAAMAVLGLVSYRTSLVVEDTSQLVKDTRTVIHLAEDISSLSKDIQLESNGIFVSSDSGYARPYHEARTSILGKLEELKALSGNRPGQLAKVQSVEGIIQELLTFGDSALVSRQNPENKLIHRIDQAKGLRNRFTMLIDTFKSEESCLMHAREEANTASIETFDRLFLMLLIGMILLLFATFFTIRYNFNKRIRVEHKLQNANDLFSKLFNESPVGIVIAQSESGVITDCNKSFEDLINYSKEEMVGKTGVELNILESAIQREELTRAAREQGKIQDIETYLKPKDRDPVWVAISMQLIQIKDKDCLMSAVADITAHRKAEEKIRSALAAEKELSKMKSNFVSMASHEFRTPLTTILSSAFLLEKYLKDEQQPAVMKHIARVKSSVNILTSILDEFLSITKIEEGKIQPKMEKLNLKEYLQNICLNFRNFTKPGQNIIYHHFGKDEAYSDPVLLANILNNLVTNAIKYSPENTEIQVTSTLNDHIHLNVKDKGIGIPEVDRKYLFERFYRASNAGTIQGTGLGLHIMKHYVDMLNGSVEVISEEGKGTEFKLDFEKVCPEGEI; the protein is encoded by the coding sequence ATGACTTCGTTTAAAATAATACTTGGTGTACTGTTTGGTGCATTGGTTGCTGCAATGGCTGTTTTAGGACTCGTTTCATACCGCACTTCCCTCGTGGTGGAGGATACCTCACAACTGGTTAAGGACACAAGAACTGTAATTCATCTGGCAGAGGACATTTCATCACTTTCCAAGGATATTCAACTGGAGAGCAATGGCATTTTCGTAAGTAGCGATTCAGGTTATGCCAGGCCCTACCATGAGGCGCGGACATCAATACTGGGAAAACTTGAAGAACTGAAGGCCCTTTCAGGAAACAGGCCGGGCCAACTCGCCAAAGTACAGTCTGTTGAAGGGATCATACAAGAGTTGTTGACTTTTGGTGATTCAGCCTTGGTCTCCAGGCAAAACCCCGAAAATAAATTAATACACCGTATTGATCAGGCAAAGGGCCTTCGTAACCGCTTTACGATGCTTATTGATACCTTTAAGAGCGAAGAAAGTTGTCTGATGCATGCCAGGGAGGAGGCAAATACGGCCAGCATTGAGACCTTTGACAGACTGTTTCTCATGTTACTTATAGGAATGATACTGTTGTTGTTTGCGACATTTTTTACTATACGTTACAATTTTAATAAGCGAATACGCGTGGAACACAAGCTCCAAAACGCCAATGACCTGTTTAGCAAACTCTTTAACGAAAGCCCGGTTGGAATTGTAATCGCCCAAAGTGAAAGTGGCGTAATTACCGATTGCAATAAGTCATTTGAAGACCTGATAAATTATAGTAAAGAGGAAATGGTGGGTAAAACAGGGGTAGAACTAAATATCCTGGAGTCTGCTATTCAAAGGGAAGAACTAACGAGGGCTGCCAGAGAGCAGGGGAAGATCCAGGATATAGAAACATACCTGAAGCCAAAAGATAGGGACCCTGTTTGGGTAGCCATATCCATGCAGTTGATTCAGATTAAAGATAAGGATTGCCTAATGTCGGCGGTAGCCGATATAACGGCACATAGAAAAGCTGAAGAAAAAATAAGAAGTGCACTGGCTGCCGAAAAAGAGCTGAGTAAAATGAAATCTAACTTTGTATCTATGGCTTCACACGAATTCAGAACACCGCTCACCACCATTTTGTCTTCGGCTTTTCTACTAGAAAAGTATCTAAAGGACGAGCAGCAACCTGCTGTAATGAAGCATATTGCGCGAGTGAAATCCTCCGTGAATATACTTACTTCTATTCTAGACGAGTTTTTGTCTATTACTAAAATTGAAGAAGGTAAGATCCAACCTAAAATGGAGAAGCTAAACCTTAAAGAGTATCTTCAAAACATCTGCCTCAATTTTCGAAACTTTACCAAACCCGGACAAAATATCATTTATCACCACTTTGGCAAAGATGAAGCCTATTCAGACCCTGTGCTACTAGCCAATATTTTAAACAATCTTGTAACTAATGCCATTAAGTATTCACCTGAAAATACAGAAATTCAGGTTACGTCTACTCTGAATGACCATATTCATCTCAATGTTAAAGATAAGGGCATTGGTATCCCCGAAGTAGACAGGAAGTATTTGTTCGAGCGTTTTTACAGGGCATCTAATGCAGGTACAATACAAGGTACAGGCCTTGGGTTGCACATCATGAAGCATTATGTGGATATGCTTAATGGCTCAGTGGAAGTGATAAGCGAAGAGGGTAAGGGTACTGAGTTTAAACTTGACTTTGAGAAAGTATGCCCGGAAGGTGAGATTTAG
- a CDS encoding HPF/RaiA family ribosome-associated protein, whose amino-acid sequence MKTIIETPNFKARQELLDFVQEKTDKLDLYSDRIIESRVYLKLNNSDNGENKVCEIKVLIPGNDLFASAESTSFEEAVVKAIEGVKHQIERWKDSKNRKSHSTPL is encoded by the coding sequence ATGAAGACCATCATTGAAACACCCAATTTTAAGGCAAGACAAGAACTGTTGGATTTTGTGCAGGAAAAAACTGACAAACTGGACTTGTATAGTGACAGAATAATTGAAAGCAGGGTTTATTTAAAACTCAATAATTCAGATAATGGCGAAAACAAGGTTTGTGAAATTAAAGTACTCATTCCGGGCAATGATCTCTTCGCTTCAGCAGAAAGTACATCATTTGAGGAAGCGGTAGTTAAAGCCATAGAGGGTGTTAAACATCAGATAGAACGCTGGAAGGATTCCAAAAACAGAAAATCTCACTCTACACCATTATAA
- a CDS encoding AI-2E family transporter produces MPTQKSILNSNSHFLKWLQFIFFGSAILYFGRDIFVPISFAVLISFILYPICAWLERRKVGRMAAIIISLSILVLLGLLLVALLISQFIAFLDEWPALQHKLSESLQNLSQMLIEVFNISKDQQESLLNRMSDESGINLFGVLRNAISASALSIVLMVLIPVYVVLILYYRSYWMKILYRMFPSERNVRMLKIISLTIQTYYNFIKGMAIVYLVVGTLNSIGLLILGVPYAILFGFIASVLTFIPYVGIIVGSLLPIAMSWVTYDSAWYPVGIIAIFAFVQYLEANVIFPLAVSNRLHVNTLVMLIAIFTGGLLWGMAGMILFVPFVGIIKLIADQNPKWETMSMILGMKNDTQGENL; encoded by the coding sequence ATGCCAACCCAGAAATCCATTCTTAACAGCAACTCACACTTTTTAAAATGGTTGCAATTCATCTTTTTCGGATCTGCTATCCTATATTTTGGAAGAGACATATTTGTGCCCATAAGTTTTGCTGTATTGATCAGCTTCATTTTATACCCCATATGTGCCTGGCTTGAAAGAAGAAAAGTGGGACGAATGGCAGCTATAATTATTTCATTAAGCATTCTTGTGCTTTTGGGATTACTTTTGGTAGCCCTTTTGATAAGTCAGTTCATAGCCTTTCTCGACGAATGGCCGGCATTGCAGCATAAGCTCAGCGAGTCGCTTCAGAACCTGAGTCAAATGCTGATTGAGGTCTTTAATATCTCAAAAGATCAGCAGGAGAGTTTACTGAACCGCATGTCCGATGAATCAGGGATTAACCTGTTTGGTGTCCTGCGCAATGCAATTTCGGCATCTGCACTTTCCATCGTACTTATGGTACTCATACCGGTTTATGTAGTGCTGATACTTTACTACCGGAGCTACTGGATGAAGATACTATACCGGATGTTCCCTTCTGAGCGAAATGTCAGGATGTTGAAGATCATCTCCCTCACCATACAGACCTACTACAATTTCATTAAAGGAATGGCTATTGTATATCTCGTGGTGGGTACTTTAAACAGTATCGGGCTACTGATACTCGGGGTACCATATGCTATATTATTTGGCTTTATTGCCTCTGTTTTAACATTCATCCCTTATGTGGGCATAATTGTCGGTTCATTGCTGCCCATTGCCATGTCATGGGTCACCTATGACTCCGCCTGGTATCCTGTGGGTATCATAGCCATCTTTGCCTTTGTACAGTATCTGGAGGCCAATGTTATATTTCCGCTGGCCGTTAGTAACAGACTGCATGTCAATACTTTAGTGATGCTGATCGCCATATTTACAGGAGGGTTGCTTTGGGGCATGGCAGGCATGATCCTGTTTGTGCCGTTTGTCGGTATTATCAAACTCATCGCGGACCAAAACCCCAAATGGGAAACAATGTCAATGATACTGGGCATGAAAAATGATACGCAAGGTGAAAATCTATAA
- a CDS encoding phosphoribosyltransferase family protein — MKDNNHQTRVIDVIDDQGLIWLISENAKIMDGLTEILLRDREHAGELLSMKLRACKEDPNTVVVGIPHGGVCVAWVIAENLKLPLEVMPCRKIKHPTDKNKNIGSVSYSEACIHDCPFDVPQDYIYHQMALLRHAINYQQKIYYGDTEPISLQYKTVILVDDILKARDTMIACLREIRKQNPLKIVVAVPVVNVEAARTISEETDDFIFLRMRNELEGLDRYYSSFPGVNDEEVRVLLKRTTEKASCP; from the coding sequence ATGAAAGATAACAATCATCAGACACGTGTGATAGACGTCATTGATGACCAAGGTTTGATTTGGTTAATTTCAGAAAACGCTAAAATCATGGATGGGCTTACCGAAATATTGCTTAGAGACAGAGAGCATGCAGGAGAATTACTCAGCATGAAACTCAGGGCTTGTAAAGAAGATCCCAACACAGTAGTGGTAGGCATACCACATGGCGGTGTATGTGTAGCATGGGTTATTGCAGAAAATTTGAAACTTCCTCTTGAGGTGATGCCTTGTCGCAAAATCAAACATCCTACCGATAAAAACAAAAATATAGGCTCCGTAAGCTATTCGGAAGCCTGTATTCACGATTGCCCCTTCGATGTGCCCCAGGACTATATTTATCATCAAATGGCCTTACTGAGGCATGCCATTAACTATCAGCAAAAGATATATTACGGCGATACAGAACCCATCTCACTGCAGTATAAGACAGTAATTCTTGTAGATGATATTTTGAAAGCCAGGGATACTATGATTGCCTGCCTGCGTGAGATCAGAAAGCAAAACCCGCTGAAAATCGTCGTTGCCGTGCCTGTTGTAAATGTTGAAGCCGCAAGGACAATAAGCGAGGAAACTGATGATTTCATTTTTTTGCGAATGAGGAACGAGCTGGAAGGCTTGGATCGCTATTATTCAAGCTTTCCTGGTGTCAACGATGAGGAAGTCAGAGTACTTTTAAAAAGAACAACCGAAAAAGCATCGTGCCCGTGA
- a CDS encoding aconitate hydratase — translation MKNNFNVTQKLISAHLIDGEMSPDAEIGLKIDQTLTQDATGTMVMLELEAMGLDRVKTEVSVQYVDHNLIQADYRNADDHLFLKSAAQKFGIWYSRPGNGVSHPVHMERFGIPGKTLVGSDSHTPAAGALGMLAIGAGGLDVAFAMAGEPLYIKMPKILGVRLKGELPDWVSAKDVVLEMLRRYDVKGCRGMIVEYFGPGLGNLSTMDRHVIANMGTELGATSTVFPSDDEVRRFLRAQHREEDWTEISLDDDATYDLEDEIDLSALEPMIACPSSPGNVVRVKEVEGKPIAQAVVGSSANPGIRDFWVVGEILRDRNVHPDVSLDINPTSRQVVQNLIATSSFPSLFRSGARFHQAGCMGCIGMGQAPASGKISLRTVPRNFPGRSGTLDDQVYLCSPETAAASAMTGKITDPRDLGKLYDLKYPRYEYPKDLIINTDMLLAPPDDGREMSLQKGKNIKSFPEFPPLENTYEAPVILKMGDNISTDEILKAGVKVLSLRSNIPAISKWAYAVIDEKFYKKARKVYDEHGGHIVVAGENYAQGSSREHAAIAPRYLGQIAVLARSYARLGWQNLINFGIIPFEFANPEDYDAVEENDIIKLENVVDNFLKGQTHYATNKTRGETYELKHNLSIRQINVIVAGGVINYFKMSSGKIHAEHS, via the coding sequence ATGAAAAATAATTTCAATGTTACCCAAAAATTGATCTCCGCCCATTTGATTGATGGAGAGATGAGTCCAGATGCGGAGATAGGCCTTAAAATTGATCAGACGCTAACGCAGGATGCTACAGGTACTATGGTTATGCTGGAACTGGAGGCTATGGGCCTGGATAGGGTAAAAACTGAAGTTTCAGTACAATATGTGGATCATAATCTTATACAAGCTGATTATCGAAACGCTGATGATCATCTGTTCCTTAAATCAGCGGCCCAGAAGTTTGGCATATGGTACAGCAGGCCAGGCAACGGTGTAAGCCACCCTGTACATATGGAGCGATTCGGTATACCCGGAAAAACGTTGGTAGGCTCTGATAGCCACACGCCGGCCGCCGGCGCATTAGGCATGCTGGCCATTGGGGCAGGAGGCCTGGATGTAGCTTTTGCCATGGCAGGAGAACCGCTATACATCAAAATGCCAAAAATACTTGGAGTCAGGCTAAAAGGTGAGCTTCCTGACTGGGTAAGTGCTAAGGACGTAGTGCTGGAAATGCTTCGGAGGTATGATGTAAAAGGATGCAGAGGCATGATTGTAGAATATTTTGGTCCCGGCCTGGGCAACCTGAGTACCATGGACAGACACGTGATAGCCAACATGGGTACTGAATTGGGGGCAACTTCCACTGTTTTTCCGTCTGATGACGAAGTGCGCAGGTTTTTACGGGCCCAGCACCGAGAGGAGGACTGGACCGAAATAAGCCTGGACGATGATGCCACATATGATCTTGAAGATGAGATAGATCTTTCTGCACTTGAGCCTATGATTGCCTGCCCAAGCAGTCCCGGCAATGTTGTTAGAGTGAAGGAAGTTGAGGGTAAGCCTATAGCTCAGGCTGTAGTAGGATCATCCGCAAATCCGGGTATTCGTGATTTTTGGGTTGTAGGGGAGATATTAAGGGACAGAAACGTTCATCCTGATGTTTCATTGGATATAAATCCAACCTCACGGCAAGTTGTACAGAATTTAATAGCTACCTCTTCATTTCCGAGTCTTTTCAGGTCCGGAGCACGGTTTCATCAGGCTGGGTGTATGGGGTGTATTGGCATGGGGCAGGCACCTGCATCAGGCAAAATCAGCTTACGGACCGTGCCGAGAAACTTTCCCGGCAGGTCAGGAACACTGGATGATCAGGTGTATTTATGCAGTCCTGAAACTGCTGCAGCTTCTGCAATGACCGGAAAAATTACAGATCCCAGGGATCTGGGGAAGCTGTATGATCTTAAATATCCGCGATACGAGTACCCTAAAGATCTTATTATAAATACCGATATGTTATTGGCACCGCCTGATGATGGCCGGGAGATGTCATTGCAGAAGGGAAAGAATATTAAATCATTTCCTGAATTTCCTCCTTTGGAAAACACTTATGAAGCCCCCGTGATCCTGAAAATGGGCGATAATATATCGACAGATGAAATCCTGAAAGCAGGAGTAAAAGTGTTGTCCTTAAGAAGCAACATTCCGGCTATCAGCAAATGGGCCTACGCAGTAATTGATGAAAAATTCTATAAGAAAGCCCGAAAAGTTTATGATGAGCATGGTGGCCATATTGTTGTAGCCGGGGAGAACTACGCCCAGGGGTCCAGCAGGGAGCATGCCGCCATAGCACCCAGATACCTAGGTCAGATAGCAGTATTGGCCAGAAGCTATGCCCGGCTAGGATGGCAAAATCTGATAAACTTTGGCATAATACCATTTGAGTTTGCTAACCCGGAAGACTATGATGCTGTTGAAGAAAATGATATTATTAAACTTGAAAATGTAGTAGACAATTTCCTGAAAGGCCAAACACATTATGCCACAAACAAGACCCGTGGCGAAACCTATGAGCTTAAGCATAACCTGAGTATACGACAGATAAACGTTATCGTAGCAGGTGGTGTGATCAATTACTTCAAGATGTCATCGGGTAAGATCCATGCCGAACATAGCTGA
- a CDS encoding response regulator, which yields MSYTILLIEDNQDMAENITGILELAHYNVKYAPNGKIGVSMAQKDPPDLILCDIMMPELDGYGVVHILSNSPETADIPFIFLTAKADRSDFRTGMNLGADDYITKPFDGLDLLKVVETRLKKSELLKLKYGNKPDDVSTFFSKARELREFQKLSKNRPVRHYKRKDLIFMEGQNPNDLYHIEKGRVKTYKINYDGKELITGIHSVGDFLGYVPLLEERPYNENAEALEEVSIAVIPKADFLAIIYSSKDVARKFIKLLSNNLEEMENRLLDIAYQSVRQRVASALLKIHDQFLHTGQDAIITIARRDISNIVGTATESLNRTLADFRDEKLIEISGEGLKIINKAKLEKILH from the coding sequence ATGAGCTACACCATACTGCTAATTGAAGATAATCAGGACATGGCTGAAAATATCACCGGCATCCTTGAGCTGGCTCACTATAACGTAAAATATGCTCCCAATGGGAAAATTGGAGTGAGCATGGCTCAAAAAGATCCGCCAGATTTGATTTTATGTGATATTATGATGCCCGAACTCGATGGATATGGTGTGGTACATATACTCAGCAATAGCCCGGAAACTGCTGATATTCCTTTCATATTCCTTACGGCAAAAGCTGATAGAAGCGATTTTCGGACAGGTATGAATCTCGGTGCGGATGATTATATCACAAAACCATTTGACGGACTTGATTTGCTGAAGGTGGTTGAGACCCGTTTAAAAAAGAGCGAACTGCTAAAATTGAAATACGGAAATAAGCCTGATGATGTGAGCACTTTTTTCAGCAAGGCCAGAGAACTCAGGGAGTTTCAAAAGCTGTCGAAAAACCGTCCGGTACGCCACTATAAAAGGAAAGACCTGATCTTTATGGAAGGACAAAATCCCAATGACCTCTACCACATTGAAAAGGGCAGGGTAAAAACTTATAAGATCAACTATGATGGCAAAGAATTGATCACTGGTATTCATAGTGTGGGCGACTTTCTTGGATATGTACCCCTACTGGAAGAGCGGCCCTACAACGAAAATGCGGAAGCTCTTGAAGAAGTAAGTATTGCCGTAATCCCCAAAGCTGATTTCCTTGCGATTATCTATTCAAGCAAAGATGTAGCCCGGAAGTTTATCAAATTGCTTTCCAACAACCTGGAAGAGATGGAAAACCGCTTGCTGGATATTGCTTATCAATCGGTACGTCAGCGAGTGGCCAGTGCATTGTTGAAGATTCATGATCAATTTTTGCACACCGGGCAAGATGCTATAATAACCATAGCCAGGAGGGATATTTCCAATATCGTAGGTACGGCCACCGAATCATTAAACCGCACCCTGGCAGATTTTCGAGATGAAAAACTAATAGAGATATCGGGCGAAGGCCTGAAAATTATCAATAAAGCAAAATTGGAAAAAATTCTGCACTAA